Proteins encoded within one genomic window of Amorphus orientalis:
- the serB gene encoding phosphoserine phosphatase SerB: MDLVATLIAAPAEPAVDTAAIALIQRILPEADLAVLADNVAVDLAFVDPSDRSARDWQDELRAILGERPIDVVVQTPVARRKRLLIADMDSTLIGQECIDELADALGIKSAIAGITERAMRGEIEFEPALRERVSLLKGLPISVVDEVLAERITLTPGARALVQTMKAHGAYSSLVSGGFTVFSGPIRERLGIDEHQSNILHVADDKVTGTVAEPILGRDAKRARLEELIVELDIPRSDTLAVGDGANDLAMLDGAGLGVAFHAKPKVAEAADVRIDHGDLSALLYLQGYGAADIVE; this comes from the coding sequence ATGGACCTCGTCGCAACCCTGATCGCCGCGCCGGCCGAGCCGGCTGTCGATACCGCCGCGATCGCCCTGATCCAGCGCATATTGCCGGAGGCCGACCTGGCGGTGCTGGCCGACAACGTGGCGGTGGATCTCGCCTTTGTCGACCCGTCCGACCGCTCCGCCCGGGACTGGCAGGACGAGCTGCGCGCCATTCTCGGCGAGCGCCCGATCGACGTGGTTGTGCAGACGCCGGTCGCCCGCCGCAAGCGGCTCCTGATCGCCGACATGGACTCCACCCTGATCGGCCAGGAGTGCATCGACGAACTCGCCGACGCGCTCGGCATCAAGTCCGCCATCGCCGGGATTACCGAACGGGCGATGCGCGGCGAGATCGAGTTCGAGCCGGCGCTGCGCGAGCGCGTCTCGCTTCTGAAGGGGCTGCCGATCTCGGTGGTGGACGAGGTGCTGGCCGAGCGGATCACACTCACGCCGGGCGCACGCGCCCTGGTCCAGACCATGAAGGCGCACGGGGCCTACTCGTCGCTCGTGTCCGGCGGCTTCACCGTCTTTTCCGGGCCGATCCGCGAGCGGCTCGGCATCGACGAGCACCAGTCCAACATCCTCCATGTCGCCGACGACAAGGTGACCGGCACGGTGGCCGAACCCATTCTCGGGCGCGACGCCAAGCGCGCGCGGCTGGAGGAGCTGATCGTCGAGCTCGACATTCCCCGCTCCGACACCCTGGCCGTCGGCGACGGCGCCAATGACCTGGCCATGCTCGACGGCGCCGGCCTTGGCGTCGCCTTCCATGCCAAGCCCAAGGTCGCCGAAGCGGCGGACGTCCGCATCGATCACGGCGACCTGAGTGCTCTGCTCTATCTCCAGGGCTATGGCGCGGCCGACATCGTGGAGTGA
- a CDS encoding KUP/HAK/KT family potassium transporter, whose translation MTGTGTDTATSRRLLVVGALGIVFGDIGTSPLYSLREAVLAAGHLPPEIAVPGVLSLITWAIVLAIAVKYVGLVLRVDNEGEGGILALATLLGVHSVRKRWQIGLLMAALLGAAMLFGDGIITPAISVLSAIEGLKLAAPSLDPYVVPITVVVLAALFLAQRAGTHRIGGLFGPIMLIWFVVLGALGVYGILGNPQVLTALSPHHCLVLMMHDPVRALVVLSAVFLAITGGEALYADLGQFGRKAIARAWYFIAMPGLLLNYYGQGALILDSPETLSNPFYSLAPHAIRIPLLLLATAATVIASQAVITGVMSLARQAMEIGFMVPLRTIHTAAEHESHIYLPAVNLFLGVLSILVVVGFGSSTALAGAYGLAVSTAMITTTVLYAAALLHRRSWPRPLAIGVAAALLVFDLAFFVANLGKIEGGGWLPLSLAGFALLVMASWRVGVRRTRAWLEPNTVPLSQFAAKEAKETANIDRPAVVLTRSAESTPTTLVLLDKLLGTTFARSVVVTVSVLGRPRVTGAEQVRTTPLEGGMLLLEVSVGYMQRINLPALIGPALKENGINSEEVVYVVGFERPVAPAHIRRPGDVLAKFFAVLARFMERTVDRFELPRRRTLEVGVPIHL comes from the coding sequence ATGACGGGAACGGGCACCGACACCGCCACATCGCGACGGCTCCTGGTGGTCGGCGCGCTCGGCATCGTCTTCGGCGACATCGGCACCAGCCCGCTCTATTCGCTGCGCGAAGCGGTGCTCGCCGCCGGCCATCTCCCGCCGGAGATCGCGGTCCCGGGAGTGCTGTCCCTGATCACCTGGGCGATCGTTCTGGCCATCGCCGTCAAATATGTCGGCCTGGTGCTCCGGGTCGACAACGAGGGCGAGGGTGGCATCCTGGCGCTGGCGACGCTGCTCGGCGTCCATTCTGTCCGGAAGCGATGGCAGATCGGCCTCCTGATGGCCGCCCTTCTCGGCGCGGCCATGCTGTTCGGCGACGGCATCATCACCCCGGCGATCTCCGTCCTGTCGGCCATCGAGGGGCTGAAGCTCGCCGCCCCCTCGCTGGATCCCTACGTCGTCCCGATCACGGTCGTCGTGCTGGCCGCCCTGTTTCTCGCCCAGCGCGCCGGCACCCACCGGATCGGCGGCCTGTTCGGTCCGATCATGCTGATCTGGTTCGTCGTCCTCGGCGCGCTCGGGGTCTACGGCATCCTCGGCAATCCGCAGGTGCTCACGGCCCTGTCGCCGCACCACTGCCTGGTTCTGATGATGCACGATCCGGTGCGCGCGCTGGTGGTGCTTTCGGCGGTGTTTCTGGCGATCACCGGCGGCGAGGCACTCTACGCCGATCTCGGCCAGTTCGGCCGCAAGGCGATCGCCCGGGCCTGGTACTTCATCGCCATGCCGGGACTCCTCCTCAACTATTACGGCCAGGGCGCCCTCATCCTCGACAGCCCGGAGACGCTTTCGAACCCGTTCTATTCGCTGGCGCCGCATGCCATCCGCATTCCGCTGCTGCTGCTTGCCACCGCGGCCACGGTCATCGCCTCCCAGGCCGTCATCACCGGCGTGATGAGCCTCGCGCGTCAGGCAATGGAGATCGGGTTCATGGTGCCGCTGCGCACCATCCACACCGCGGCCGAGCATGAGAGCCACATCTATCTGCCGGCGGTGAACCTCTTTCTGGGCGTGCTGTCCATTCTCGTGGTGGTCGGCTTCGGCTCGTCGACGGCGCTGGCCGGCGCGTACGGCCTCGCCGTGTCCACGGCCATGATCACGACGACGGTGCTTTATGCCGCCGCGCTGCTCCACCGGCGAAGCTGGCCGCGTCCGCTGGCGATCGGCGTGGCCGCCGCGCTGCTCGTGTTCGACCTCGCCTTCTTCGTCGCCAATCTCGGCAAGATCGAGGGCGGCGGCTGGCTGCCGCTGTCGCTGGCCGGCTTCGCGCTTCTGGTGATGGCATCCTGGCGCGTGGGTGTGCGCCGCACCCGCGCCTGGCTGGAGCCGAACACGGTGCCGCTCAGCCAGTTCGCAGCAAAGGAAGCCAAAGAGACCGCCAACATCGACCGGCCGGCGGTGGTCCTGACCCGCAGCGCGGAGAGCACGCCGACCACCCTCGTCCTGCTGGACAAGCTGCTCGGGACGACCTTCGCCCGCTCCGTCGTCGTGACCGTCAGCGTGCTGGGCCGCCCCCGGGTGACCGGCGCCGAGCAGGTGCGCACCACGCCGCTGGAGGGCGGGATGCTGCTCCTGGAGGTGTCGGTCGGCTACATGCAGCGGATCAACCTGCCCGCGCTCATCGGCCCGGCGCTCAAGGAAAACGGCATCAACTCCGAAGAGGTGGTCTACGTTGTCGGCTTCGAACGCCCCGTCGCGCCGGCCCATATCCGGCGGCCGGGCGACGTTCTGGCCAAGTTCTTCGCGGTGCTGGCCCGCTTCATGGAACGCACCGTGGACCGCTTCGAGCTGCCCCGCCGGCGCACCCTGGAAGTCGGCGTGCCGATCCATCTGTGA
- the ettA gene encoding energy-dependent translational throttle protein EttA — MARQFIYHMQGLSKAYSGGKKVLDGIHLSFYPDAKIGVLGPNGSGKSTLLRIMAGIDTEYTGDGWVAEGARVGYLAQEPELDESRTVRENVMDGVAAKQAILERYNELAMNYSEETADEMAKLQDEIDSQNLWDLDSQVDQAMDALRCPPDDADVSKLSGGEKRRVALCRLLLDQPDLLLLDEPTNHLDAETVAWLENHLREYPGAILIVTHDRYFLDNVTGWILELDRGRGIPYEGNYTAYLEKKSKRLEQEKRESAAEKRALDREREWIQSSPKARQTKSKARIQAYDELVKRNDARTQSSDAQIIIPAGPRLGDTVITFEHLSKGFGDRLLIDDLTFKLPPGGIVGVIGPNGAGKTTLFRMITGQETPDQGEIEIGETVKLGYVDQSRDALDAKKTVWEEISGGNDVIQLGKREMQSRAYVGAFNFKGGDQQQKVGNLSGGQRNRVHLAKMLKSGANVLLLDEPTNDLDTETLAALEDALEDFAGCAVVISHDRFFLDRLATHILSFEGDSHVEWFEGNFADYEEDKKRRLGPDAIVPRRVKYKRLTR; from the coding sequence ATGGCACGCCAGTTCATCTACCACATGCAGGGCCTGTCGAAGGCGTATTCCGGCGGCAAGAAGGTGCTGGACGGCATCCATCTGTCCTTCTACCCGGACGCCAAGATCGGCGTTCTGGGCCCGAACGGTTCGGGTAAGTCGACGCTGCTGCGCATCATGGCCGGCATCGACACCGAGTACACCGGCGACGGCTGGGTCGCGGAAGGTGCCCGCGTGGGCTATCTCGCCCAGGAGCCGGAGCTGGACGAAAGCCGCACGGTGCGCGAGAACGTCATGGACGGTGTCGCCGCCAAGCAGGCGATCCTGGAGCGCTACAACGAACTCGCCATGAACTACTCCGAGGAGACCGCCGACGAGATGGCGAAGCTCCAGGACGAGATCGACAGCCAGAACCTCTGGGACCTGGACAGCCAGGTCGATCAGGCGATGGACGCGCTGCGCTGTCCGCCCGACGACGCCGACGTCTCCAAGCTCTCCGGCGGCGAGAAGCGCCGCGTGGCGCTGTGCCGGCTGCTGCTCGACCAGCCCGACCTGCTGCTCCTCGACGAGCCGACCAACCATCTCGACGCCGAGACCGTCGCCTGGCTGGAAAACCATCTGCGCGAATATCCGGGCGCGATCCTGATCGTGACCCACGATCGCTATTTCCTGGACAACGTGACGGGCTGGATCCTCGAGCTCGACCGCGGCCGCGGCATTCCCTACGAGGGCAACTACACCGCCTATCTGGAGAAGAAGTCCAAGCGGCTGGAACAGGAGAAGCGGGAATCGGCCGCGGAGAAGCGCGCTCTCGATCGCGAGCGCGAGTGGATCCAGTCGAGCCCCAAGGCCCGCCAGACCAAGTCCAAGGCGCGTATCCAGGCCTATGACGAGCTGGTGAAGCGCAACGATGCCCGCACCCAGTCGTCGGACGCGCAGATCATCATCCCGGCCGGTCCGCGCCTCGGCGACACGGTCATCACCTTCGAGCACCTGTCCAAGGGCTTCGGCGACCGTCTCCTGATCGACGACCTGACCTTCAAGCTGCCGCCCGGCGGCATCGTCGGTGTCATCGGCCCGAACGGCGCCGGCAAGACCACGCTGTTCCGGATGATCACCGGCCAGGAGACCCCGGACCAGGGCGAGATCGAGATCGGCGAGACCGTGAAGCTCGGCTATGTCGATCAGTCACGCGATGCGCTGGATGCCAAAAAGACCGTCTGGGAAGAGATTTCCGGCGGCAACGACGTGATCCAGCTCGGCAAGCGCGAGATGCAGTCGCGGGCCTATGTCGGCGCCTTCAACTTCAAGGGCGGCGACCAGCAGCAGAAGGTCGGCAACCTGTCGGGCGGACAGCGCAACCGCGTCCATCTGGCCAAGATGCTGAAGTCCGGCGCCAACGTTCTCCTGCTCGACGAACCGACCAACGATCTCGACACGGAGACGCTGGCGGCGCTGGAAGACGCGCTGGAGGATTTCGCCGGCTGCGCCGTGGTCATCTCGCATGACCGCTTCTTCCTCGACCGGCTGGCCACCCACATCCTCTCCTTCGAGGGCGACAGCCACGTGGAGTGGTTCGAGGGCAACTTCGCCGACTACGAGGAGGACAAGAAGCGCCGCCTCGGACCGGACGCGATCGTGCCGCGACGGGTGAAGTACAAGCGGCTGACGCGGTAG
- a CDS encoding glutathione S-transferase family protein has product MSVVEIIGFAPSVYVRAVRLALEEKAITYRLRPVPPQEGEALALHPFGKIPVMRHGDLVLCESRAIVGYIDDMFEGPPLFPRHPVLRARAEEWISFVNTTIDPVLMRRYYMELLFPSGENGLPDREVIEALLPAMDHHIGVVDRALRETGWLAGPELSYADLNAYPILAYVRESPHGRPMIEARPALMDFLERMGRRYSVKATDPESLLAEA; this is encoded by the coding sequence ATGAGCGTGGTCGAGATCATCGGGTTTGCGCCGTCTGTTTACGTGCGTGCGGTTCGGCTCGCGCTTGAGGAAAAGGCGATCACCTACCGGCTTCGCCCGGTGCCGCCCCAGGAGGGAGAGGCCCTGGCCCTGCATCCCTTCGGCAAGATCCCGGTGATGCGGCACGGCGACCTCGTGCTGTGCGAATCCCGCGCGATCGTCGGCTACATCGACGACATGTTCGAAGGGCCGCCGCTGTTTCCGCGGCATCCGGTCCTCAGGGCGCGGGCGGAGGAGTGGATCTCGTTCGTCAACACCACGATCGACCCCGTCCTCATGCGCCGCTACTACATGGAACTGCTGTTTCCCTCCGGCGAGAACGGCCTGCCGGACCGTGAGGTGATCGAGGCTCTTTTGCCGGCTATGGATCATCACATCGGCGTCGTCGACCGGGCGCTTCGGGAAACCGGCTGGCTGGCCGGTCCCGAGCTCAGCTATGCCGATCTCAACGCCTATCCGATACTCGCCTATGTTCGCGAGAGCCCGCATGGCCGGCCGATGATCGAGGCCCGGCCGGCGCTGATGGATTTTCTGGAGCGGATGGGGCGGCGCTACAGCGTGAAAGCGACCGATCCGGAGAGCCTTCTCGCGGAGGCGTGA
- the tsaA gene encoding tRNA (N6-threonylcarbamoyladenosine(37)-N6)-methyltransferase TrmO, whose translation MDVVERSGDEDNSCDAGLVFIGRIHTPWRDRSSCPRNASESEATARIVLEAPYRPGLGSLDTISHVILLYWLHQARRDIVEIVPPTDTRAHGVFATRAPVRPNPIGLSVSQIVSVHADGLTVTGIDCLDGTPLLDIKPYFASVDAKPEARVGWYETRPNPLPPRG comes from the coding sequence ATGGATGTGGTCGAACGGTCTGGCGACGAGGACAATTCCTGCGACGCCGGTCTCGTCTTCATCGGACGGATCCACACGCCCTGGCGGGACCGGTCTTCGTGTCCCCGCAATGCAAGCGAAAGCGAGGCCACGGCGCGGATCGTGCTCGAGGCTCCTTACCGGCCCGGACTGGGGTCACTCGATACCATCAGCCATGTCATCTTGCTCTACTGGCTGCACCAGGCCCGGCGCGACATCGTCGAGATCGTGCCCCCGACAGACACAAGGGCGCACGGGGTGTTCGCGACCCGGGCACCAGTCCGGCCGAACCCGATCGGGCTTTCGGTCTCTCAGATCGTCTCGGTTCACGCCGACGGCCTGACGGTGACCGGCATCGATTGTCTGGACGGAACGCCGCTCCTCGACATCAAGCCCTATTTCGCGTCGGTCGATGCCAAGCCAGAGGCAAGGGTCGGGTGGTATGAGACCCGCCCCAATCCGTTGCCGCCGCGCGGGTGA
- a CDS encoding BA14K family protein: MVRSFRNTCSGLIAAGALAAVLTAAPVETAEAGGGGGAAAAGVIGFATGAIVGGALAQPRTVTIYEDTGYRGRPAPWSPAWYAYCDARYRSFNPDTGMFVGYDGRYHFCR; encoded by the coding sequence ATGGTTCGTTCATTTCGAAATACTTGTTCCGGTCTGATCGCAGCGGGCGCGTTGGCGGCCGTTCTGACCGCTGCCCCGGTCGAGACGGCGGAGGCCGGAGGCGGTGGCGGCGCGGCGGCGGCCGGGGTGATCGGCTTCGCGACCGGCGCCATCGTCGGCGGTGCGCTGGCCCAGCCCCGCACTGTCACCATCTACGAAGACACCGGCTACCGGGGCCGTCCGGCGCCCTGGTCTCCGGCCTGGTACGCCTACTGCGATGCGCGCTACCGGTCGTTCAATCCCGATACCGGCATGTTCGTCGGCTACGATGGCCGGTATCATTTCTGCCGCTGA
- a CDS encoding cold-shock protein, with amino-acid sequence MRQNGTMKFFNTTRGFGFITPEAGGKDVFVHITALERSGLPALDEGTKVSFEVENDRRGRGPQAVNIQLA; translated from the coding sequence ATGCGCCAGAACGGCACAATGAAATTCTTCAATACCACCAGGGGTTTTGGCTTCATCACGCCTGAAGCCGGCGGTAAGGACGTGTTCGTTCACATCACCGCGCTTGAGCGCTCGGGTCTGCCGGCGCTGGATGAGGGAACGAAAGTGTCGTTCGAGGTCGAGAACGACCGTCGCGGTCGCGGCCCGCAGGCGGTGAACATCCAGCTCGCCTGA
- a CDS encoding MBL fold metallo-hydrolase, protein MSTPLKFLIVPVTPFQQNCSIACCTSSNRSAIIDPGGDIERIRQAISESGSEPEKIILTHGHIDHAGAAAELAEELGLPIEGPHEADKFLLDDLVSHGGQLGIPARPVAPDRWVDEGGEVTIGDCSFSVMHIPGHTPGHVVYLFSSGDILIGGDVLFAGSVGRTDFPYGDHDALISGIREKLMPLSDDTIVLTGHGQATTIGRERQANPFLKG, encoded by the coding sequence ATGTCGACACCGCTAAAGTTCTTGATCGTTCCGGTCACGCCGTTTCAACAGAACTGTTCGATCGCCTGCTGCACGTCCAGCAACCGATCGGCGATCATCGATCCGGGAGGGGACATCGAGCGGATCAGGCAGGCGATCTCCGAAAGCGGATCGGAGCCGGAGAAGATCATTCTCACCCATGGCCACATCGACCACGCAGGAGCGGCCGCCGAACTCGCGGAGGAGCTCGGCCTTCCGATCGAAGGCCCGCACGAGGCCGACAAGTTCCTGCTCGATGACCTGGTGAGCCACGGCGGGCAGCTCGGCATTCCCGCCCGCCCGGTCGCGCCCGACCGCTGGGTCGATGAAGGCGGAGAGGTGACGATCGGCGACTGCAGCTTCTCGGTGATGCACATTCCCGGCCACACGCCGGGCCACGTGGTCTATCTGTTCTCGTCCGGGGACATCCTGATCGGTGGCGACGTGCTGTTTGCCGGCTCGGTCGGACGGACCGACTTCCCCTACGGCGACCACGACGCGCTCATTTCCGGCATCCGGGAGAAGCTGATGCCGCTTTCCGACGACACCATCGTGCTGACCGGACACGGCCAGGCCACCACGATCGGTCGGGAACGCCAGGCAAACCCTTTCCTGAAGGGGTAA
- a CDS encoding NAD(P)/FAD-dependent oxidoreductase — protein MHHHDVIVVGGSFSGLSAALQLARARFRVLVIDGGSPRNRFASASHGFLGSDGENPAAILERARRQLAAYEGTSVASGLARWARKGDDGFVVETGDGTFGAQTLVLATGVTDVLPDVPGLGAHWGESVIHCPFCHGYEFGGRPLGVLATGPMSLTQARMIPRWGPTTLFLDGKIEVSDDDRADLIARGIQLEETPVAAVEGEGAGLDGVRLTDGRLVPVAGLYIAPEMRPASGLAADLGCAFEETPLGPIVKTGADKATSVPGVYAVGDMARMPHSVAFAVADGAFAAMGIVHAAMHP, from the coding sequence ATGCACCATCATGACGTCATTGTTGTCGGCGGCAGCTTCTCCGGCCTTTCGGCCGCCCTTCAGCTCGCGCGGGCCCGCTTCCGGGTGCTCGTGATCGACGGCGGCAGCCCGCGCAACCGCTTCGCGTCCGCCTCCCACGGGTTCCTGGGCAGCGACGGTGAGAACCCGGCCGCGATCCTGGAGCGGGCAAGGCGCCAGCTGGCGGCCTATGAGGGCACAAGCGTCGCATCGGGCCTCGCCAGGTGGGCCCGAAAGGGCGACGACGGTTTCGTCGTGGAGACCGGGGACGGCACGTTCGGCGCGCAGACGCTGGTGCTGGCGACCGGTGTCACCGACGTGCTTCCCGACGTGCCCGGCCTGGGCGCCCACTGGGGCGAGAGCGTGATCCACTGTCCGTTCTGCCACGGCTACGAATTCGGCGGCCGGCCGCTGGGCGTACTCGCGACGGGGCCGATGTCGCTTACCCAGGCACGGATGATCCCGCGCTGGGGGCCGACGACCCTGTTCCTCGACGGGAAGATCGAGGTGTCCGACGACGACCGTGCGGATCTGATCGCGCGGGGCATCCAACTTGAGGAAACGCCGGTTGCGGCCGTCGAAGGGGAGGGGGCCGGTCTCGACGGCGTCCGCCTCACCGATGGGCGTCTGGTTCCGGTGGCCGGTCTTTACATAGCGCCGGAGATGCGGCCGGCCAGCGGGCTCGCGGCCGACCTCGGCTGCGCCTTCGAGGAGACGCCGCTCGGGCCGATCGTGAAGACCGGCGCCGACAAGGCGACCAGCGTTCCCGGTGTCTACGCCGTGGGCGACATGGCGCGCATGCCCCATTCGGTCGCTTTTGCCGTCGCGGACGGGGCTTTCGCCGCCATGGGCATCGTGCACGCGGCGATGCATCCCTGA
- a CDS encoding RrF2 family transcriptional regulator codes for MKLDSRLSSVLHVLLHMASKDAPVPSEVLSRHLGTNPVVVRRTMGGLRDAGLVRSGRGKGGGWTLSRPLSEITLKDVYVALGEPPLFAFGNRNETPDCLVEQAVNARVDDAMRDAEARLLERFSTITLADLDADFRERLARHPGRTHDHAPS; via the coding sequence ATGAAACTCGACAGCCGCCTCTCCTCCGTTCTCCATGTGCTCCTTCACATGGCGTCCAAGGACGCCCCGGTCCCCTCTGAGGTGCTCTCCCGCCACCTCGGGACCAATCCGGTGGTGGTCCGCCGGACGATGGGCGGATTGCGCGATGCGGGGCTGGTCCGCTCCGGCCGCGGCAAGGGCGGCGGCTGGACCCTGAGCCGCCCGCTTTCCGAGATCACCCTGAAGGACGTCTACGTGGCGCTCGGCGAACCGCCCCTCTTCGCCTTCGGCAACCGCAACGAGACTCCGGACTGTCTCGTCGAACAGGCGGTCAACGCCCGCGTCGACGACGCCATGCGCGACGCCGAAGCCCGTCTTCTAGAGCGCTTTTCCACCATCACGCTGGCCGATCTTGACGCGGACTTCCGCGAGCGGCTGGCGCGTCATCCGGGCAGGACCCACGACCATGCACCATCATGA
- a CDS encoding MFS transporter encodes MTSNRALIWLHSATLIAFLAASSVPSPLYRLYQDAFGFSPLVLTSIFAIYPLALLASLILLGPISDHVGRRPVILGAIGLELAAMALFLLASGAEWLIAARVVQGVATGIAAATVGATLIDVDRDAGGFANSVAPMTGMGIGALASALLVRYAPAPLHLGFVVLVAIFLLQIARTARAPETLGERAPGRHRIRFRIVVPPRARPALIGVAPILIAIWALGGYYLSLMPSLITEFAGEDAAWIGGAAVFALTMTGAVSVIAMRNQPARTALATGTGALAFGVAAVVLSIDIANPVLLLLGSMLAGVGFGVGFLGAIRSVMPLAAPDERAGLMSAFYVLCYLANALPVLAAGYATSRFGLVPTANGFAAGIILLAILGGIGLLRRP; translated from the coding sequence ATGACGTCCAACCGCGCGCTGATCTGGCTGCACTCGGCCACGCTGATCGCGTTCCTGGCCGCCTCCAGCGTGCCATCGCCCCTCTATCGGCTCTACCAGGACGCGTTCGGGTTTTCGCCCCTCGTCCTGACTTCGATCTTCGCCATCTATCCGCTCGCGCTGCTCGCGTCGCTGATCCTGCTGGGGCCGATCTCCGACCATGTCGGCCGTCGGCCGGTGATCCTCGGCGCGATCGGACTGGAACTGGCGGCCATGGCCCTCTTCCTGCTCGCATCGGGGGCCGAATGGCTGATCGCGGCGCGGGTCGTCCAGGGCGTGGCGACCGGCATCGCCGCGGCCACCGTCGGCGCCACCCTGATCGACGTCGACCGGGATGCGGGCGGGTTCGCCAACTCGGTCGCGCCGATGACGGGGATGGGGATCGGCGCGCTCGCATCCGCGCTCCTGGTGCGCTATGCGCCGGCGCCGTTGCATCTCGGTTTCGTGGTCCTCGTGGCAATCTTCCTGCTTCAGATCGCGCGGACGGCACGGGCGCCCGAAACGCTCGGCGAACGGGCGCCGGGCCGTCACCGGATCCGTTTCCGCATCGTCGTTCCGCCGCGCGCCCGTCCGGCGCTGATCGGCGTGGCCCCGATCCTGATCGCGATCTGGGCGCTGGGCGGCTACTATCTGTCATTGATGCCGTCCCTGATTACGGAGTTCGCCGGCGAGGACGCCGCCTGGATCGGCGGCGCGGCGGTGTTCGCGCTGACCATGACCGGGGCGGTCTCCGTGATCGCGATGCGCAACCAGCCGGCGAGAACGGCGCTTGCCACAGGCACCGGCGCGCTGGCCTTCGGCGTGGCTGCGGTGGTGCTGAGCATCGACATCGCCAACCCGGTCCTGCTCCTTCTGGGGTCGATGCTGGCCGGCGTCGGCTTCGGCGTCGGCTTTCTCGGCGCGATCCGGAGCGTCATGCCCCTTGCCGCCCCAGACGAGCGGGCGGGCCTGATGTCCGCCTTCTACGTGCTGTGCTACCTGGCCAACGCCCTGCCGGTACTGGCGGCGGGCTATGCGACCAGCCGGTTCGGCCTGGTGCCGACGGCGAACGGATTCGCCGCCGGGATCATCCTTCTGGCGATCCTCGGCGGGATCGGGCTCCTCCGCCGTCCCTGA